The Desulfonispora thiosulfatigenes DSM 11270 genome segment GAAAGGAAGATGAAGAATGGAATTCAAAATCACTTATGAAGTCAAAGGACAGCGAGGAAGTGATCCATTACACACAGTTCACCGAAGCCTTATGCAAAATGGCCATTGAGCGAAACCGAATGGATCACTAAACTACCTTACACCTGTGGAATATAGATTATTAGTTCCGAGAAAAAGGTGTTTTAAAAAGGGTTGACGATCTAAGATATTTCAGTTGCCGAACAAGATAAGATGATGAACGAAATTATAGCAAAGGTAGAGGAGGTGCAACAACAAACACAAGTACCACAAGTGCCGAGTAATGATTTAAGCGTTGTAAATGAGGGTAAGAACGTGCCAAATAGGGTAGTCAAGACATATGTAAGACTGTTACAGATAGTGAGTTAAAGGGCATTTTGGAGAGGTTAACAACGAGTTGCCGAGTAGGGGATTTGCAATTCAAATGAGTAAATACAAATGGCAGGGGGTTTCAAATTTGGTTTTAAAATACCACTATACGTTCCAAATTTAACGCATAATGGCCTAAGACTAGACAAGCAATACAATTAGTCTTGAAAGAAAAACAAAGAACAAAAGATCTTGAAAAAGAACTGAGAATAAAAGATAAAGCACTCGCTGAAACGGCAGCGTTTTTAGTACTCAGAAAATAAGCTCTCTGCAGAAGAACGAGCTGAAATAATAAAATCCCCTGCCACAAGGTGGATTTTATACTTTTTTCTCTAGATAACTAGATAACTAACTAGCATCAAAATCCTATATATATATAGTAATAGGGGTTATATGTATATATATATTATTTACTATAATACCATATACCTATTCTATGTTAATTCTTAGTTAATTAGTTATGTAATCTCTCTAGGGCTGTTGGACCATGGGGTGAGGTGGATAACTAGAAACATAACTAACAGATAACTAGGAGTGCTAGTTATGACCCCTTTTGACTAAATAATCCTATTTCGGTATAATATTCCACTGCCTAGTTCGTCTGATTGTCTTCATCTTTTTATGCGTTTTAAAATCTTAGTTATTTCGATGGAGTCTTTTCGACGTAAATCTACTTTATTTTTATCCCAAGTTACAGCTTGTGCGTCCATTAGGTACATTAAATAGTCATATAAAATTATTTGGTCTTTATAAATTCAGGATAAGATGTGTGCTAACAAAATCTACATCTACCGATCCTCAATATAAATGAAGGTTTAGGTTTTTTTGTAAGACTCTTTCCCTTGATTTGAAAGGTTGGAAATTTTTAAATGTGTAGAGAGTTGCTTTACATCGCTACATCTGAATTAATTAGAATATTACTACAAGGAGTTTGACGCCATGCAAATGAAATAATTAATAAACATGACTTGACATTTAAAGAAGTATTTAGTCAAAAGCAAATAGCAGAGGATTTTATTAAAAGTAATATTCCTAAAGAGTCATTAGCTGTCATTGATATGGGTAGTTTAGAATTACAAAAGAAATAATTGAGAGTAAACCATTAAGCTCTTTAATTCTGTAAAAAAAACTATGTTAATTGATGAATATAATCCATACTAGATATTTAAATTAGGAATCTAAAAATGATCTTTGGAAAATATTGAGCATTAATTAATAAAAACACCTAACTTAAGGGTAGTATGAACTGATCCCTAAAGGCTAGGTGTTTTTATATTATTGGGCAGTTTGCTATGGAATCTGGGAAAAAGCCGAAGAATTCTATACGCTACATCAAGTAAGTGAGGTTATGCCTCAAATTGTGGCTAAGTCATCTAAGATAGAACCAATTTATGTCTAGAAAAGGTGACTATAAAAAATGGGGATACTTTATCTGAATATTGGCCTGAAGATCCTGAAAATAAAGGTGAAGGAGTTCAGTTTGATGCAGTAGTTATGAATCCATCTCCTTAGTTGGGAAAATAAAACTTTTAAAGGAATTTGTAAATACAGAACTTGTTCCTGGGAATTTATCAAGTGATTTAAATTTCGATGAAGCACTTGAAACCTGCAAACAGGCACAGATAGATAAAGAAGTAAAAGATTTTGCACAAGACTGGGGTATAGATAAAGAAATATTATCTAAATCAGTGGAACACTTTTCTGTGGTTAAAGAAGAAGAAATCCCATATATTGCAGATTTATCAAAAAGTGTAGATTTTGAAACAGCTAGAAATAAAGAAGCGGGAAATCAATTGAAACATATGATGAAACTAGTAAATAAAGAACTTCCAGATTGGATTATAGAAATTAAGAAAAAATATAAATAAATTGATGAAAATTTAATTAATAAATGGGCTTAATTTAAAACCCTAGTAGAAAGCAAAAATATTAACTATGCTTATTAAATTAATAAAACCTATTAAATAAGTTTGCATATTAGAAAGTAAAAACAAACGATAAATAATCATCTTCTAAAGCATTATTCACTAAATAATGGCATACTATCAAGGCTTATTGTATAATATAAGTAGGTAGGTGACAAAAGTGAAAATCCAAAATGTGCATGATAAATTTTTCAAAGAAACATTTTCAAAATTGGAAGTGGCAAAAGACTTTATAAATAATTACTTGCCAGAGGGCATTAGAAATATAATAGATATAAATACATTACATCCTTTAAAAGATACTTTTATAGATAAAGAATTAAATGAAGTCTTTTCTGACTTATTATTTGGGGTAAATATAAATAACAGACCAGGATATCTTTACTTTCTCTTTGAACATAAGAGTTTTACAAGTAAAAATATAGCCTTTCAGCTATTAAAATATATGGTAGAAATTTGGGAAGATAAAATTGAAAACGAACAAATAGATGAATTACCAATAATAATTCCTTTAGTAATTTATCATGGGAAAAACAAATGGAATATAAGATCAACTTTAGGAGAAATGATTGCAGGTTATGAGACTATTCCTGAAGATGTTAAGGAATTCATCCCAAACTATAAATACCTTTTATATGATGTTTCAAGATATCAAGATGAGGATATAAAAGGAGCAGCACAGCTTAAAATATTACTTACAATATTTAGAGATATCTTTATCAAAGATAAAGAAGGACTGCAAGAAACGATAACTTTAGCAGCAAAATATCTTAGAGAATTGGAAAGTAGGCAAACAGGAGTAGAATATTTTGAAACCTTTTTAAGGTATGTTTTTTACGCTGGAAAGAGTTTTAATGAAGAAGACCTTCAAAAGATAACTGAAGAAATAGAAAGAATCTATCCTGAGGGGAGTGAGCTTATTATGACTACTGCTGAAAGACTTATAAGAGAAGGCATGGAAAAAGGCATAAAAGAAGGTATAGAAGAAGGTATAAAAAAAGGAAGAAGTGAAGAAAAAATAGAAACACTAACCAAAACAGCCATAAGACTATTAACGAAAAAATTTGGCAGTTTGCCTCTAGAGATAAAGTCTAAAATACAAAACCTAGACTCAGATACCTTAGAAGTTCTAATAGATGATATCTTTGTTTATGAAAGTTTAGATGATCTTAATAAGTTTTTAAAATAAAAATATTAAATAATCTATCCTAAAATATATTTTTGAAGAAAATTTAGAAGTTGTTTTACGAGTGTTTTTATTAGCAAAAGTGAAAAATTCTAAGCTGTTAATTAATGAGCAGCTTGTCTATTTTAAGTGATTTTAGCGACGATTATAGAAAAATTTGGGATTAAAAAAGCATCTTATTGCGGAATTATTAGTGATGTAATTACCCCTTAATATGCAAAATATAACTACCAAATAACTAAAAAACTAAGATTTATGTAGAAACAGGAGCAATTAAATAAATTAGGCAGCGGCGTAATTTTTTAAAAAGGAATATTTAGGAAGTAAAAACATAACTAAAAATTTTAGTTATGTTTTAGTTATCATCTAGTTATCCATCCCAATCCCTTGAACCCCATGGAATTAACCCACTACAAGAACTAAATAACTATAATATCATATAGAGATAATGTAAATATAGAGAAAATAGCAAATTTCGCATGCACGCATATACGCGTAATGCGTATAGGGAAATTTGGGTTTGGTTAGTTATTTAGTTATTCTCCAAATAATGGATTGGGATAATAAAAGACAGGGAAAGAGGTTCATTATGGATGGAACTAAACGAGCAAATATAAAACAGGGTACAAAAGTTAAAGTCGTCCAAAAACAAGATCAGCGTTCGGGAAAATTAACTGAGGGAGTAGTTAAGAGAATTCTTACAAATTCGCCTACCCATCCTCATGGGATTAAGGTTATGCTTGAGAGCGGCATTGTTGGAAGGGTTAAGGAAATAATAGTTTGACGTCATATTACCTCAATAGATGAGATTGCAAAATATGTAAAATATCCAAAGCTACTTTTTATAAATACTTTGCAACAAAAGAGGATTTAGCTAATGAAATACTTTCGTATTCTAGTAAAAGATTTTCAAATAGAGCCAGAGCCATTGATAATAATTTAGAAAGTAATGTTAAAGAAAAGTTGCAAAGAAAGATAATTCTTATCTGGGAATATATTATCCGCATGATAAATATAACAATTAAAAAATAATTCATAGGAAAGATGTCGGCCACAGTTTTACTTTTCATTAATAACCCTAAATTAGATATGGAAGAAGTAGAAGTTGCATAAAGCTTTAAATATCCATGCAAATTTAAAAGTAGAAACTCAGGAAATGGGCACACTATTTAATACATATATAAATGTGTTAATTGGAGGAAAAATAGATGAAAGTA includes the following:
- a CDS encoding TetR/AcrR family transcriptional regulator; the encoded protein is MSKATFYKYFATKEDLANEILSYSSKRFSNRARAIDNNLESNVKEKLQRKIILIWEYIIRMINITIKK
- a CDS encoding YwbE family protein; translation: MDGTKRANIKQGTKVKVVQKQDQRSGKLTEGVVKRILTNSPTHPHGIKVMLESGIVGRVKEIIV
- a CDS encoding Rpn family recombination-promoting nuclease/putative transposase, producing MTFKEVFSQKQIAEDFIKSNIPKESLAVIDMGSLELQKK
- a CDS encoding Rpn family recombination-promoting nuclease/putative transposase: MKIQNVHDKFFKETFSKLEVAKDFINNYLPEGIRNIIDINTLHPLKDTFIDKELNEVFSDLLFGVNINNRPGYLYFLFEHKSFTSKNIAFQLLKYMVEIWEDKIENEQIDELPIIIPLVIYHGKNKWNIRSTLGEMIAGYETIPEDVKEFIPNYKYLLYDVSRYQDEDIKGAAQLKILLTIFRDIFIKDKEGLQETITLAAKYLRELESRQTGVEYFETFLRYVFYAGKSFNEEDLQKITEEIERIYPEGSELIMTTAERLIREGMEKGIKEGIEEGIKKGRSEEKIETLTKTAIRLLTKKFGSLPLEIKSKIQNLDSDTLEVLIDDIFVYESLDDLNKFLK